Sequence from the Miscanthus floridulus cultivar M001 chromosome 16, ASM1932011v1, whole genome shotgun sequence genome:
ggccatctagatggagaggttgatGGCTTTGACGAGGGAGAGACTCTCTGTTTCATAGGCATatgcgatggagaggttggcccgcagagctagaactcctataggcgcaggcatcttcaataccagataggcatagtgcagTATGGCCATCAACTTGGCCAaagctggccaaccaagtatggcgtggtaggtagtgttgaagtcggcgacgtagaagttgatgtgctcgacaccgAAGTTGCTAGCCGTGCCGAATTGTATcgagagggtgatctctccaagtggtcgagatgccctgccaggtaccacccccagaaggaggagttggagggagtgaggtcttctactctaaggcccagctcctttagggctccagcaaAGAGCAGGTTTAGGGCGCTTTCgccgtcgatgagtactttcctgaagagtactttcttgaCAGTTGCATCGagaacgagggggaaatgccctatgtaagggatgtccgcccATTGGTCAGCCttgttgaaggtgatggggacctcagaccagagGCGATAGCTAGGGTCAGCGATAGCATCTTCtatgttgacggcgagcacccggctGGCGGTGAGTTTTCGATCTCTTCTGTTCTCAATGGCGGTGAGGCCCCTaaagatagtggcgaccactttgtcatgatcctagaaagCGTTATTGTTGTCCCCAAGTGGTCGGTGACCTCTGGCTCCGATGCCATTGTCGTCGTCCTtctttttggcctagaactccttagccaagccaaggcagtccttcatcttgtgcttgttgttcttgtggagagggcatgggccttcAAGGATTTTCTTGTACTACTCGTCGTAGTTATGTTTGGCACGAGATTCATCAATGGTGGCGACAATGTTGTCTGGTCGGTGGTGGCGATACTGAccagctttagacccttctggccgatcacggccactgCCCTGATGGTGGtcgcggtcgtcgtagcggtggTCACTATGGCATCGTTCGTCGGGGCAATCATCACTACGGCGAGTTGGGCGGTGAGTGGCCGCATCTTTGTTGAAGCGAACTTTAGCCCCTTCAACGTCGGCATATTGATCGGCGGTCGTGATtatctcgccaatcccctttggtggcttacgattgaatttggagcagaggtcatggtgatggagtcctctaacAAAGGCGATGATGACTTCTgtttctgtgatgttgggaatagaattcctcatctcaaaaaatCATCGGATGTaactacggaggagctcggatgatTTCTAATAAATGTGattcagatcgtgcttggtgcccggccgagtacacgtagccatgtaattgtcggtgaagaccttcttcaactgttcccaagattcgatggaatCTAGGGCGAGGCTGGTGAGCCAGTTCATTGCAATcggtgtgagcatgatgggaagatagttcaccatgacactgatATCTCCCCTAGAGGCACGCGTAGCGGTGGCATAAGCcaatagccactgtgtggggttcatccgcccctcgtagggctcgaccctagtgattttgaaatcatagggccactagagtgtttagagtgctctcgtgaatgctcggggccctttGGGATCATCACCGTTGGGATCGGGAGCATTGCCGACATTAAGTGGCTAGAGGGCTACATCTGGATTACCAAATTCTTGCTCATATTCTTGACGTCGATGTACTTCCTCCTCATGCCGAGAGAAACAGTGCCCATCGATATGACGTCGTGCATCCCAGAGGTTGTTGATGTGTGCTCGGACATCTTGATTGACctcttggtcatgttggcgagggtTGTCGATatggttccccctagctcccccctagaggggttgtctatCATCACGATGTTAGTTGGTGAAACAGCTTCTGCTAGGGTGGCGATTGAATCTTAGCATGGCGGATCGGTGACtcgagcttgtcgagtaggaaagtccctgatcctggcggatctcgttgacctagcaGTGCGTAGCTTTAAGCATTGcagcgaccttggcgacctctggcGTTTGTTCGAGCtgagcgagctcgttggcggccacgaCCAAGTTGGCACTCGAGGTCTTATAGACATCATGGCCATCAACATGGACGAATTCATCATTGAGGTTGCGGCAGAGTAggcgtggcctcccttgcgagtcgagTTGTTCTCCATTGTGAAAAGCCTCAGCTAACACAATGGCGGCCTCATTCGCTCGGTGCTACACACGGTTGGCATTTCTGTTGATGCGAGCTGCGCGGTCCTCATCGGTTTCTCCATCTCGTGGAaggctatcgacgctgacattAAAAATCCTGCCTCCTTGGAAGGGTGGAAAAggaggttggacggcggcggTTTTGGCGAcaatctccgtagagccctagaaCTTAGAGTCTGGATTTTTCTccaagatggtgtggagggattctTTGGGACGTTGGCCGATTTGCAACATATTGACAGTCGGTGAGAGCTGGTCGGTGATCGGATCGGCGAGAGGGTAGATGTTTCTAATCTGGTTAGCgaatttgtcccttagggcatcctgatggatggtGGTCGTATCCCCTGGAGTTTCTCGTTCGGCTTCTGATAGATCAGAACCAAAAGGTGgttggcgctgaaccagagtggtcagagctgattcCGTGAGGTAGAGGCagtcggcgagcttctggccaacctgatcgatggatgtgatcagatcgtcattgctgACCTACTTCCTCGAGTAGCGGGGTAGCAGGCGacaagttgttggtgaagacgacctcggaggcggtTTTGAGATCGGATCTATCGTTGCAGGTGTTGGTGTGGTTGGCACAGAATCGATTTGCACTGGCTTGATGATCTCTCcatctccgtcagcattgatgacccaggagatcgaTCTGACCGTAAAGATCTGGTCGGACTTTAGAGAGGACAAAGAGCCTAaaaagtgtaccatcttgttcgtcatggaaacagcacactgaaagctctagtttggttttagtgaattgatgaaaccttaagtgctaacctagtttaccaaagtgatcatgagataggtagcacattccaagtggtgaagcaaataaagatcatggcatgatgatggtgatgccatggtgatgatcaagtgcttggacttgaaaagaagaaagagaaaaacaaaaagctcaaggcaaaggtataagtggtaggagccatttttgttttggtgatcgagacacctagttagtgtgatcacatttaggaacgatagccatactattaagaggggtgaaactcgtatcgaaatgcggttatcaaaataccactagatgctctaactcattgcatatgcatttaggatctagtggggtgctaacacccttgaaaacatttgtgaaaatatgctaacacatgtgcacaaggtgatacacttggtggttggcatatttgaacaagggttagaaacttcaccggcggagtgtccgctcgtagagtgcggacagtccgacggtgccacctgcgccctgtacagaaaagacagggtttcacatagtgcactggacgctggtctcaactAGACCGGAGCggccggtcagtggaagcagtgaagacactagcgtcggtcttcgaccggacgctggctggctacgtttggtcccgctgatgtggcagcgcacaaaAAAgatggtgagtgaccggacgctgggtaagTCCGGTCGgacatgaccagacatgtccggtcacaaatTTCCACCTCTAGgagcttactagaagtgaccgaatgctggggttCTGTGTTCGGTCAGGCGTGACCAgattactggaaacaaccggacgctggggtcctacgtctagtcactttgagcagtgcatccggtcacaacttaaatgtactggtgaccgttgagatcgggcgattagcatttgaagcaggagacacgtggcgtgtatcgtGCGACCGGAcattggggtcctgcgtccggtcaaaccgaccggtgcgtccggttgcCTCGATTTTCAGCAGACtggagagccaatggctctatttcgtgaaggcttctatttaagccccatggccggttcaagctcactctcttggccatttgcattgatatagcaaccttataagcttagccaaagctctttcactcatctccatcattgattcaatatttttttgagattgggagtgaatccatgtgcattgcttgagtgtttgcatctagaggcacttggtgttcgtgtttcgctgtgggattcgcttgttactcttggtggttgctgccacctagacggttggagcaacgAGGAACGTctagcggaggttggtgattgtctccggctccaatcgtggtgattgtgaggggttcttaacatttttccggtggagagccaaaaggtactctagtgaattgctcgtggcttgggtgatccttatcttgtgttggttgtgcggcaccctattgagggtttggcgtgtgatgccaattagcgcgtgaacctccaagtgagtgaatcaccataacgaggactagcttgccggtaagcaagtgaacctcaaaaaaatcattgtgtcatcatttgattctgatgtGATTATGCtttattgatattgattcttgtgattgattgattcattcctcgatacggcagtataaccatcttactctctttgtctttacattaccgtaaactagttatcaagctctttagtgtagctagttgtgagagcttgttagtttggttagtgtggctctttagttagtcgttgagagcacactaacttagtgtagagacatagccattatgtgaaaagaaactatagaaactaaaattgtggtaggtggtttgtatttttagtaggctaacgcaacatTTGCTTtgtctcataattatctaaccagtttgttaagtgttgttgtagaaaatttttaataggctattcatcctccctctagccattaggacctttcacacgcacacctctacctggcgcgccaactgtcgacaaaatatcgtcAGGAGTcgtccgaggggtatcccgcgaaggtagattgatcggcagaggtgcgcgtaattaagaacaagaaggcaacagagacacaacagTTAGACAGGTCCGGGCCAtctgcacgacgtaataccctactcatataGTCTGTTAGTTTGTAtcggctatcgtatgatattacatgTGTTTTGAGGgagtcccctacccgccttatatagccggaGGTAGAATtataagttggttagatctagaagataaccgttaagtaataacagattacatgaactACATGATCGAGCATAtgctaacagatctcgtagtatcttcaggatatcgctcTTGATGTCTTGCGTTACACGCCGAACAGTATTGTGCACCGTAaatcttcgtcttgtgggctgaacCACCCCTGACGGCGCAGCCCATATATAGCCTGTTCGACTGGCTGGGCTGAATCATGGATTATTTATTGCTGGCTAATTtgactgatttgatgtgagaaaaaaaatattgttccagcttataatccacgatcgtatacgatcgtttacggcctgccgaacaggcttaTAATCTCTCGTGGATATCCGGAGTCGTACCCTCGTTACCGAGGAAAGATGGCCCAGTAAGCACGTATTATTTGTTTCGTTGTTCAAACGATTTCCAGTAGCTCTATAAACACATTGATCTCTTCATTTAGAGCGGCTGACGAGGAGCAAGCAAGAATGTAGCAAGTATACAATGGcacgtgaagatgaagatgaaacaaAATGAAAGCTTGCTTCATACAGCCACAGGGACGGCTTCATTCAATGCGACAACTCCTGGAAGCTCCTTTCCTTCCAACAATTCCAAGCTGGCACCACCTCCCGTGGAAATGTGGCTCATAACGTCAGCAACTCCCACCTTCTCAACGGCGGCGACAGAGTCTCCACCTCCAATGATAGTTGTGACACCCTTGGCGCTAAGTTCTGCCAACTTCTTTGCCACAGCCTAGAAAAGAGATATCAGGGTTAGGTTTCTTTCATTGTAACCTCTCCTCAGTCCTCAGTTCGATAGCTAAGCTGCATCAGCATGTTTGAGCAGTGCTTTACCTCAGTTCCTACAGCAAACTTGTCAAATTCGAAAACACCCATGGGCCCGTTCCAGATGACCGTCTGGCATGTATCCAGGGCTGCGTTGAATGAAGTAACAGCATCTGGGCCAATATCCAGCCCCATCCAACCATCGGGGATTGCAGATGCTGGAACAGTCTGTAGAAAAATTATATGGTCAAGTTTCTTACTATGCAGAACCGAGAGAGGCTTCAACAAACTCACTACAAAAGATCTGCTGATTAGGAAAGGAGAAGATGCAACAAACCTGGCTGTTAGCATCAGGGGCAAACTTATCAGCAATGACAACATCGGTTGGCAACAAAAGAGAGACACCCTTTTCCTTAGCCTTTGCGAGGAGAGATGTTGCAAGATCAAGTTTGTCTTCCTCAACCAATGAAGCACCAACAGAGAGACCTTGTGCCTTGTAAAATGTGAAGATCATACCACCACCCAAGAGAAGGATATCACACTTTTCCAACAGGGATTCAATAACCCCGATCTTGGATGACACCTTTGAACCACCCACGATGGCAGCAAATGGGCGTTTAGGGCTTGAAACAGCTCCGACAAGGTAGTCAAGTTCCTGCAAATTGATTTTGTTAAATATAAAAGGATCAGATTGAGATTGAGGAGGCGAAAGAGAAAATAATCACAAGTTTCTGTTTTATGTAGCATTTTTTTCCTTTGATCCCGTCTTTCATAGTTCCTGAGTTACAAAATGGAACATGTAAACATAGAAATAGAAAGATAACCTTCTGCAAAAGGAACCCTGCAACAGAAGGCTTCAAATACTTAGTAACTCCCTCAGTCGATGCATGTGCCCTGTGGGCTGTTCCAAATGCATCATTGACATAAAGATCTGCTAGGGAGGCAAGCTTCTGTGCAAACTCTGGGTCATTTTTCTCCTCTTCCTTGTAGAATCTTACGTTCTCAAGGAGCAAAACCCCACCATTGGGCAAGGCAGCCACCAGCTTCTCAACCTCAGGGCCAATAACATCATCGGCTTTTTGCACCTATTTTTGGGTATACATACGCTTTAGTCAGAACAATCAATTAGCACATGTGACCTAATTAGAAGTACCAATGATGTAGAATAAATCAATACCTGAATGCCAAGAAGCTCAGACAACCGTCCTACAATGGGACCTAAGCTAAACTTGGGTGTAAAACCCTTAGGGCGACCCTGCACATCCAGAGCAAAAGGGAGGATATTAACCATAATTGGATGAAAAGAAAATTAAGCATCTATCTGAGAAAAATAAATTGGTTCAGTTATTTTTCATAAAATTATCATTGAACACAAGAAGCAAGTCTGCAATTAATAGCCAGTGTGCACATACAAAATCAGAAATTTGATTAAACACTATCACTGTGCAAGTCCTTGGCTCCTACATTGTGAGTGTATGCCAAGAGCAATAGTTAGATTCCCATTTTCTAAAGTAGAAGTCACAAACGGACGCTGAATTAAAAGATCAGTTTTTTCTACTTTTGTAAGTTTATTTTTTCTAAAAGGGTTCTCTTTTACCTTTGCAGCAATTTCTACATTGCCTATGCGTGCGAAGAGCATTACTTCCCCAAATCACATGAGATACGGGAAGGCTGGAGGGCCGGGAACTCACCAAGTGGCTTGAGAGGATGACCTTGgcgcccttgctgaggaggtaCTGGATGGTGGGGACGGCGGCCCGGATGCGGGTGTCGTCGGTGATGTTCTGGTTCTCGTCGAGCGGCACGTTGAGGTCGGCGCGCACGAAGACGCGCTTCCCCTCGAGGTCGGCCTCCGTGAGGTCCCCGACGCTCTTCTTCGCCATGGTGGCCATGGCCCGCGTGCCGCGCGCGGAGGACGCCTGGCGGCACCGCGACGCGACGTGGACCGCGAGCCGCGCGTCGCCCGCCACGAACGCCAGCGACCGCGCCGGCTGGCACGCCGCGGCGAGGCCTCCCCTGAGcagcggggcggcggcggcggcggtggccgcgcGGGCCGCGAGGGAGAGGGAGGTTGGCGGGGCGGCCGCGGACGCCATTGGGattcgggcggcggcggcggcgggtggagcGGAGAGACCGAGAGGGAGTGATTCAGGAGCACGGGAGGAGGAGGGGCTTGTGGGTCGTATAGAGGGCTTTGTGGATGAAACGGTGGGGAAGGCTTATCGCTGGCGAGAGGTCGGGACGACGGTTCCGGTGGGTGTGTGGGGGAGGAGACGGCGATGCGATTCATCGcgctgttcgtttggcttatacaacaaatcagccaaccaaTGGTACTCAGCCGAGCGAACAGGGCAGATGGCGAcgtgtggggggctcggtggcttCGATTGCCCCCGTCCTTTGGGTTTGTGTGATCTGGGATCGCCGTCCCTTCCTAGTCCCACGCTTTGGAAACTCGGGGATCATTAGCGGTGCCCGTGAGGCGTGAGCTTACTGGATTTGTCCAAACCATATTCTGCCAAAGAAATTGATAGATCTCAGATCATTGCGAATTTTTTACTGCCGACGATAGTCTGTTCTATTCCGGTAGCGATAGGGAATTCACCGCGGGCGAGAACGCGGCCGGCTGGGACGTCAGCTTCGCTGAAAAGTAAGTTAAAAAgtatttattatgagaaaaaaatatcatatCATGACTGATGAGGTAGGCTAATAAATTCTAAGGGCTAGCGACCTCGAAGGTCAACGTCTTCAGGCAATAAACAAAGTCTCGATTTTTTTGAGGAAATATAAACTCATAAAAAAAAGTCTCAAATTTGTTACACACACGACGTAGCATCCACAGATGAAGCCTGGAATTCACTCGACACGGTGCTCAGGCGTTTATTTCGTCTCAGCAGATGAAGGGCAGCCTGGCGTGCTCGTCGCTGCAGTAGAGCCCGGGCTGCTGCGTGTACCCCTGCTTGGACAGCATCTCCCGCACCCTGACTACCAGCTCTCGGTTGGTCACCGCCGCCGCCCCGCGCTTCTTGCCGCTGCCGTTGCCGGCGAGGATGGTCTGGATCGCGTTGCTCAGCGCGCCGTAGGACATGCCGTCGGCCGTGGTCGCGTCCGCCGAGGTCTCGTCCGTCTGGCATCCGCTGATCAGCACGCCGTTgcgcggcggcgccgccgccggccccgcgTACACTTCCTCGACGCTGTGCGTGTCCTGCTCCTGCGCCAGGGCCTCCGCGCCCCGGGGAGCGCGCGACTGCTCGGCTTCCCTGTCGTCGTGCCGGAGCTTGGCCACCATGACCTTCATGAACCTCTTGACCTTGGGGCTCGCCTCGTCGCCGAAGTGGTGGAACAGCGTCGTGCGGATGGAGCCCACGCCGACGTCGTGCCGTCCGGTCTTGTCCTTGAGCATCTCGATGAACGTCGACAGcggcagcgaccggatgctgacgcTGCCGCCCTTCGCCGCCTTCGTGTCGTCCGGCTCCTGCCCCTGGACGCCTCCGCTCtggacgctgctgctgctgccctgcTGCTGGCCACGACGATTGCAGTGGATGCCGGCCTCCAGAGACTCCAGCACGCCACGGACAATTCGCACGAGGGAGGCGCAGAGTCCGGTCCCGGAACCGGGAGGAGGCTTCATTTCGCGCTCTCGGCGCTGCTGGGTTCTGTTCTGCTTGGTGCTGTTGCCGATCTGCTCCTTGGTCTTGTCGATCAGGCCGCCGCTGTGGCACGAGTCCGAGACCATGGTGAAGCGGCAGCCGTCAGGGACCTTGGCCACGAGCTCCGTGAAATCTTGGTCTGCAGGGCAGCGTATGCATGGGGATCAGGACGTCGACCATGACGAGCGAGCTCAATTATCAGAACAGGTGCATATGGCAGAATCAGGTCGTCGGAAGAAACGATCATGGATTACAGAATTAGCCAATTAGGCAGGTTATGAATTGGCAGATTCTAACGTGGCCAGCTTGTTGAACTCACCAAAACTAAACCTACCTTGGCTATAGGGATGCTGCCACAATTGATAGCATAGTAC
This genomic interval carries:
- the LOC136513416 gene encoding metacaspase-6-like, producing MGQKRAVLVGINYPGTDGELKGCLNDVARMRRCLVDRFGFDEAGIRVLADADPSTPPPTGANIRLELERLVAGARPGDALFFHYSGHGLQLPAETGEDDDTGYDECIVPCDLNLIKDQDFTELVAKVPDGCRFTMVSDSCHSGGLIDKTKEQIGNSTKQNRTQQRREREMKPPPGSGTGLCASLVRIVRGVLESLEAGIHCNRRGQQQGSSSSVQSGGVQGQEPDDTKAAKGGSVSIRSLPLSTFIEMLKDKTGRHDVGVGSIRTTLFHHFGDEASPKVKRFMKVMVAKLRHDDREAEQSRAPRGAEALAQEQDTHSVEEVYAGPAAAPPRNGVLISGCQTDETSADATTADGMSYGALSNAIQTILAGNGSGKKRGAAAVTNRELVVRVREMLSKQGYTQQPGLYCSDEHARLPFIC
- the LOC136512290 gene encoding phosphoglycerate kinase, chloroplastic — translated: MASAAAPPTSLSLAARAATAAAAAPLLRGGLAAACQPARSLAFVAGDARLAVHVASRCRQASSARGTRAMATMAKKSVGDLTEADLEGKRVFVRADLNVPLDENQNITDDTRIRAAVPTIQYLLSKGAKVILSSHLGRPKGFTPKFSLGPIVGRLSELLGIQVQKADDVIGPEVEKLVAALPNGGVLLLENVRFYKEEEKNDPEFAQKLASLADLYVNDAFGTAHRAHASTEGVTKYLKPSVAGFLLQKELDYLVGAVSSPKRPFAAIVGGSKVSSKIGVIESLLEKCDILLLGGGMIFTFYKAQGLSVGASLVEEDKLDLATSLLAKAKEKGVSLLLPTDVVIADKFAPDANSQTVPASAIPDGWMGLDIGPDAVTSFNAALDTCQTVIWNGPMGVFEFDKFAVGTEAVAKKLAELSAKGVTTIIGGGDSVAAVEKVGVADVMSHISTGGGASLELLEGKELPGVVALNEAVPVAV